The region gatttattattaaatgcataatctctcaaaattttcaaatcttTTTATGTAAGgtcaattttaactaaattttttaaacatattaattttaacaaatttttgataattatattcaatAGCATTCAAgcattttttaagtaaatttgTTTTGGCTATGActattttttgcaattacaTCCTAAATTTAATAAGTAATTCGAGATTATATTAGacttagttttaattaaaaatattcgaAAGGATTTGGCTTTTTTGAATGAATGAATCATTAAATGGCTATAATAGctataatttgtatttttaaaaaatatggttataattaatttatccaaaatgatttgatgttttaaaacattaagtcaattttgatagttttaaaattaaaagaaatatgaaAGTTTGGGATTATTTTGACAATAAGACCAAttcattatataaaaatatatatattcccgcattgaaaaacagaaaatcactacatatttgtttatttactatTATCATTCGCTTCATACTTTGCAAAGAGTATACTtctgaataatatattttattaaaaaaatcctaaagtAAGGcacttaatttcaaattttttaagtgtttttcaattttagcacTTTCacattcaataaaaataacacTAAGCTttagttatgtttttttttaagaatagcATTCAAAAATACGGCGAGtgaaataattcttttaatggTTCATCAGCTCATATGAGTTTTTctgattaaaaataattgaactacatttttttttataaaaaaaaaacaaactagaTTGGCATTTGGTTTGTCGGTCAAACCTGTTAGATTCTattttaaaaccaattggtattaagtggaggtgtctaaataatatttaaacacTTGACTATTCACATGCATAACCAATGTGAGATTCCCACTTCAAACACTCCCCCTCATGCGTAGCGTGTTCGGGCCGAGCAACCAATCCCCCCTCATACATTTTACATGAACCGAgctaaatttaaattgtgtgaatggataagactctgataccatgttagattccatcttcaAACCAATTAGTGTAAAGTGGAGGTATCCAACCAATATTTATACACATATCCAACACAAAACCGATTGAACTAATCGTTTCAGTCCATATTTCTAAATACTAGTTGAAATTAAGAttcaataaaatcaatcaatcaaatgtTATATTAGAtatgaaaaataacaattatttatataaaaaaccaatataattaaataagttgTTAAAAACATCATAAATTATGAGTTGATTagcaaattattaattatttactaaCTCACTCGTCtctttacataaaataatttaattatgtatCATTTATTCTTTTCTTAAGTCTCATCATGaggtttttttaaaacaaactgaaacttaacattacattttattaaatttaaaattggtgCTAAAATTGAAAGATATGTAGAAGtgtaaaatttctaaaatatttaaagttgGGGCTAATTGAAAGATGTGTGAAAGTTCAGGATTGTTTTGATAATTAagccaattttatttattacatttaattaataaaaaaaataaaatcgatAAAACCATTTTTCACTCAAAGACAAACCACCGCTCTACTATTTATAGCCGCCGTCCACCGTCTGTCCAAGCGTCGGATTTCGTTGTCGTTGACAGCAGTTGCCCCGTTGCAAACACCACCACCGAGCAGTGTATAGCCACTGGCTAATATGGTACTGATTTCACTTAAATTAGGTGTTTGAGCTTGATTGTGTAAAATTTGATTATATGTGATATTTTTGTGATTTGGTTGTTTAATTAGTAGTCACATtgcttttttattaattactagCTTACAACGTCAGTATTTGCTCTCAATGTGTTTGATTGAAGTCCTCAATGAAATGTAAAGCACATGAGATGAGAAATTGCTCCTgtatatttgaaattgttttttttttttttagctaatactatatttctataaattgattatttgagCCTGATAAATATGCACACAAATTGGGATTTGCAACTGATTGTCCTGATAAATCTTCTGTCTGTCTCTTCTTTACTTTTGTTCCAGCCATAGCCGACACCGCCCATAAGGACGAAAACAACGACATTTAACCTGTTTGTATCAAGTAAACTATTGTCATGTTTGGGATTTCTTACGGAGAATTGTTCCTTTTGGTTGGAGCCACCGCTGCATTAAtcggttaattctctttttttcctctttcgtttttatatcttttttatttttgtttccgctaataaaatttcattttatgatGATTTAGTGCATTTGTACATGTAGGACCTAAGGATCTACCCATAATATCAAGAACAGCTGGTAGATTAGCTGGTCGAGCCATTGGTTATGTCCAGTTGGCTCGTTCCCAGTTTGATAATGTTATGCAGCAATCTCAAGCTAGCCAGGTTTCATTTGTTTTTGGAGTAGAAATGTGTAAATTGTCTAGCATTTTTTGTAATCACCTTATACGAGGTGAtgatttcttttaatattttataagcaggtaatatttttgaattgcaGCATTTAGTTTGCGCTTTTATTTCTTGAGATAAATGGTTTTTCTGTTGATTAGGTCCATAAGGAACTTAAAGACGCAATGGCTCAACTTGAAGCCATTCGTTATGAAATGCGAAGCATTTCTATGTTGAATGCTAATCCATTATCTAGGAGGCTTGTCGATAATATTGATCAGACACCTTCTTCGAATGGTATATTCAATTATGTTCCATATTTTCTAAGTTATGATGATTCTTTCTGAAGTATGAGGTGAGAGTTTCATTTTTGTTATCATCTTTTTTTGAGGATCTTAGTGGGCGATGTTCGTGAAAGTCTAGAGACGGAGAATACACCAAATTCTACTGTTTATAAGCCTCACATTGAACCAacaaatggagggagtataccAACAACAACTAAGGTTTCCAAGGTTTCTATTGCGTAAACTTAATCTCATGTTATAGTTTTCAAGTAGTTCGTATTTTTACGAGGGAAAAGCTTACAAGACAAGCTTGTGGTTTAGtgcattttaaatattaaatatgtagTTTAGTTTTCTTGACAAATTATGCATATTGTTTCTGATGTTATCAAAATCAAGTATATTGCATAAAACCTTCAATTTGCTGATGTGACTTTTACCTAGTAGAAACAAAAGTGTGCCAAAACAAGTGTCTTGTCAGCAAAAAAATGAGTTTCTGCATCATCAAAAAATGTTCAATCAAGTGCCATATCAGAGAAAGCTAACAGTATTATATGGCAACGGTTTGGATTATTATAATGGCAAGAACTACATACTGCAGTTTGTTAAGCGAGAGATCACATGCTAGAAATGAAAAAGCGCCAAACCACCACGTGCATGTTTTACGagcttttttgtttttaattgctATTTGATGCTCTTTTAAAccctttttatttgaaatgtttgtgttGCTTCTGGCGTTTTGATTCAAAGACCTCGGAATCGTGTAACATGCACAGCCAAGCAACTGCATATGCAAGATTGGCTGAATTATCCACCCTAAAGATTGGCTCATTGCAAAGTGACATGGATGCGGGAAAGCTGACTGATGATGTTGATCTTCTGAATGTTCTGCCATTATCCGCTGAAAGTACTGGAATTTTACCGAACCGTCCAGGTAGTAATTCTTACTAAGATGCAGGAAGTAACTTACTAATGTTTTCATCTATCATCATCTCAAGTTTCCATCAATGTTCTTGTTCATGGCTACTATTGATTTGTTTAACGTGTATGCATAATGATGTTTAAGAAGCATATTGTTGTGTTGACAGATGATGTAAAAGGATCTGACATTTTGTTGGAAGCCATAGTTGAGGCTGAAGTGGCTCAGAAAGCCAAAGAGTTTTTTACGCAACCTGAAAATCAGATTAAATACGAATGAGATGGTAGTCTGTTCTTATAAAGGTAAGCATTTTTAAACAgcattttgaaaaataaaatgggTGAAACTTGAAAGGTTCGATAATAACCTGGGGTCACAACGAGTTCTAGCTAAATTTTGTGTCTttgaaataatcaaatttaagcaaaattttaCGCGAAGAtgttatatgatattttttccCCTTATGCAGATTCCGTAAGTGCGCGCTACTCATGAGTCCTTAATTTTAGAagactttttaaaagttgtatGACTGTAAATACAATTGTTTCTTTAATTAGTGGTAATTATATCTGATTggatgaaataattatttttattacttttttaactAAAAATGTATATATGTTTCATAGAGACTTGTTtttgttattaatattttttgttaagaAATTGAAACAACTGTTGATTGACACAGTTACCTATTGCAAACACCCTAAAGGGTCTATAGTTATAATCCCTCCCTATATTGTTAGcattaattatgaaaatattatgaaacgCATTTCAACattaatagaaattttattttagcttatatttataattttttatgaaagactcgtaaaaatacttttttttttaaatgtctcatcatatttatttatttattactttttatgAAATGATCATGCAAAAAGCTATGTCACTATTATTCAAATACTAGGAAATTGTTGTGAAAATGCCCGTCTTTTACCTCatgaaaatgttataaaaattgttATATCTTATAACTAATgaaataaaattgttaaatcagtttattttaaaatttaatgagttCTATAAGAtttcataatattattttcacaaattttatattaatttcataagaatttctcacaaatttttatataaatctcATAAGAATTCCTtagaaattttatataaatttcataaaatttcaaatcatttaaattgagtttcatatgaatttttttttaaatatagattgattttaaataattttcattctTATTTCCTATGAATTTTATGACATTTTCCTAATGATTTCGTATTAGTCTGAAGCTgcatataaaattgataaataaaaaaaaaactttgatcacaattaaattactattttaatcatatttaaatttaatgtaaaaatatcaatttgacccatttttattgattaaaactTTGATCACATTTTggttaaatgaaaaaaaaataccaaattgaCCCGCTTTAACTggttaaaatatcaatttgaccCCTTACCAAGTtggagtaaaaacataaatgtaAGGAGagatatcataaaaataaaaaaatctgaagaattttttttagcttttttttttttataaaggtgCTTTTTGCTGATATATTTTTTAGATATACATGTAAAAACCTCAATACATTATACATGGAAGCTCGAAAAATCTAAGTAATCGTACTAATCCTGCTTGAGGAATTTGAAGGTTTAAccagtttttacttttttttgttctttatgGTTTTATCTATTCGAAACAGTTAAaccaaaaattcaaatatcAGGATAGAATTCAACCTGATTAGTCTTTAATTCTCGGTTAAACCATGCTTTATGTTATCAACTCGGCAAGAATAACgacttaaaaattattttcataaagagaaggaatttaaaatttataaaattaaaagtttaggacacaaaaaatgcaattgaaTAGAACGATTTGTTCCACTTTGGTAACATTTGACTCATTTTCGAGACCCAAAAAACATTAGGGGGCCAGGTGAACCACAAAGTAAACATTAAGGTTATTTTTGTACCTTAACccaaggaaaaaaaattagaaggatcttataaataaaaaaccGAACAGCACAGGAAGCTCTCCGTCAACCATTT is a window of Mercurialis annua linkage group LG2, ddMerAnnu1.2, whole genome shotgun sequence DNA encoding:
- the LOC126668993 gene encoding uncharacterized protein LOC126668993; amino-acid sequence: MFGISYGELFLLVGATAALIGPKDLPIISRTAGRLAGRAIGYVQLARSQFDNVMQQSQASQVHKELKDAMAQLEAIRYEMRSISMLNANPLSRRLVDNIDQTPSSNVGDVRESLETENTPNSTVYKPHIEPTNGGSIPTTTKVSKTSESCNMHSQATAYARLAELSTLKIGSLQSDMDAGKLTDDVDLLNVLPLSAESTGILPNRPDDVKGSDILLEAIVEAEVAQKAKEFFTQPENQIKYE